Genomic segment of Pseudomonas sp. DY-1:
CACAGCTTACTGATTGCCGTGCACAAGCCTCTGGGCCTGGTGCTTCTGGTGCTGGTGCTGATTCGCCTGGCTGTGCGCCTGGCCCGCCCCGTGCCAGAGCTGCCCAGCGACATGCCCGGCTGGCAGCAGAGGATCGCCAAGCTTTCGCACCTGCTGCTCTATGCCCTGATGTTCGCCTTGCCGTTGGTGGGCTGGGCCATGCAATCGGCGGGCGGTTATCCGCTGGTGCTCCACGAGTCCCTGCTACTGCCGCCCATCGTCTCGCAGGACGCGCAGCTCTATGCCCTGTTGCGCCTGGCCCACACTGTACTGGCGTACCTGCTGTTCATCAGCATCCTGGCGCACCTGGCGGCGGCCCTCTACCACGCGCTCATCCGCAGGGATGACGTGCTCTCGAGCATGACCACCGGCAGCGGCATCCCTTCGATGCCCGATGGTCAGTAGACGCGGGACTACCCGCAAATTCCCTCTCCAGCAGGAGAATCCACCATGAAAACCCTTGTAGTCGCCTTGAGCCTCAGCCTTGTCTCCACCGTCGCCCTTGCCGCCAATACGGGCCAGAGCGCACCGCCGGTTACTCAATACGAGTACGGCGTGCACCTGGATATCGCCCGGGTCCTGGAAATGACCGACCTGTCGACTTTCTGCGGCATCGGGCCGGCACGCATGACCTACGAAGACAGCCAGATGCAGACTAAGACCCTGGAGTACCTGGTCTGGGGCACCGGCTGCAAGAACGACTACTGAGAAGCCGTAGGTTGGGCTGAGCGCAACGAAGCCCAACAGCCGATCGTTGGGCTTCGCAAGCTCAGCGCCAACCTACGAAACCCGGGCTCTCGCCAGCGGTCCATAGCAGATTGCCAACCGCGCCCGAGGTCTATCCCTTGAAAAACCCGTTCCCGCTACTGTTCGCCACACTTCTTGCCGCCCAGGCCCACGCCTCCAGCGACCAGGCCTGGAAGGAGCACGACGCCCGCCTGCTCAGTGCCTGCAAGGCCGTCAGTGGTCTGCAGGACGTCCATCCCGCCGGCCAGCCGGTGCTCTTCGATGACCGCCTCGGGCTGACCGCCCTGGTGCTCGAGGGTCGCTACCCCCAGCCCCATATGAAAGACCAGCGCGGCCGCGAGCTGTGCCTGTTCGAACGCAAGTCGCGCAAGGCGCATATCGCCGAGGCCGACACCCTGTTGGACACCCGCAAGCCCTGAGTCAGAACCAGCCTTTCCACTTGAACCAGGCATACGGCAGGATCGCCGATACCACCATCAGGCCCAGCGCCACCGGATAGCCGAACGCCCAATCCAGCTCCGGCATCGAGCGAAAGTTCATGCCGTACACCGTGCCCACCAGGGTCGGTGGCAGGAAGAGTACGGCGGCAATGGAAAACACCTTGATGATGCTGTTCTGCTCGATGTCGATCAGCCCCAGGGTGGCGCTAAGGAGGAAGGCGATCTCGTCGAACATCTTTGCCACGTAATCCACCAGGGAGCGGATGTCCCGCTCGATCGAACGCGAGCGATCCAGCCCCTGCTCGCTCAGCCAGAGCTCCGACCACGCATTCGAATAGTCCACTACCCGACCCATGCCGGTCAGGCTCTCGCGCAACTTCACCAGCGCCGAGTTGTGCCGGCCGAGGCGCTTGACCACCTGTTGCAGGTCGGTCCGGCTGCCCTTGCTTCTGGGCGCTGCGCCGCGCTCCTCGCTGAACACCGCGCCGGACATCTCATCCAGTTCACGCTGCATCAGCTCCAGCATGTCGGCAATGTGGTCCACCACACTGCCGCACAGGGAGAGGAATATCTGCTCGCTGGACGCGTGAGTCTCAGGCTCG
This window contains:
- a CDS encoding cytochrome b, encoding MSAPTHFNPLLRVLHWLMAILLLAMLFIGVSMVGDLSPRHSLLIAVHKPLGLVLLVLVLIRLAVRLARPVPELPSDMPGWQQRIAKLSHLLLYALMFALPLVGWAMQSAGGYPLVLHESLLLPPIVSQDAQLYALLRLAHTVLAYLLFISILAHLAAALYHALIRRDDVLSSMTTGSGIPSMPDGQ
- a CDS encoding magnesium transporter CorA family protein, coding for MIHYYAQDGGVLHATAGQPGVAIPPGTLWIDLMDPEPGEAAFIAEALGVEIPGREAIVEIEETSRLYQHAGTLYMNATLVSGLREQRPISSDVMFVVAPDYLVTVRYANLPFFEYLEDKFLREPETHASSEQIFLSLCGSVVDHIADMLELMQRELDEMSGAVFSEERGAAPRSKGSRTDLQQVVKRLGRHNSALVKLRESLTGMGRVVDYSNAWSELWLSEQGLDRSRSIERDIRSLVDYVAKMFDEIAFLLSATLGLIDIEQNSIIKVFSIAAVLFLPPTLVGTVYGMNFRSMPELDWAFGYPVALGLMVVSAILPYAWFKWKGWF
- a CDS encoding DUF2790 domain-containing protein, with amino-acid sequence MKTLVVALSLSLVSTVALAANTGQSAPPVTQYEYGVHLDIARVLEMTDLSTFCGIGPARMTYEDSQMQTKTLEYLVWGTGCKNDY